The nucleotide window CAGGAACTGCCGCAGTTCTTCAAAGCTTCCGTACTACTGGCTTTTGCCGGCGTGCTGGCTGCATTGCCCGCCATGGACAGCCTGCTCACCACCAAAGAATATGCAGATTATACCATGCGTGGCAGCAAATCCGAACTCACATTGGGTAAGGAAGATGCCAAAGAAAATAAATCCACCGGACTGGATATAGACTACGCTTACGAATGGAGCTACGGTGTTCCGGAATCCTTTACTTTCATGATCCCTGGTTTTGTGGGTAACTCCTCCGGCCAGAAACTGGGCACGGGCTCCCATGTGTATGAACAGATGGTCAGCCTCGGTGCACCTGCTGCTCAGGTAGAACAGTATATGGAGCAGATGAAGTTCCCACTGTACTACGGCGCTCAGGAAAGAGGTACTTCCGGCCCTGTATATGTAGGCGCCATCATCTGTTTCCTCTTTATCCTCTCTCTGCTCGTTGTTAGCAATTGGCAGAAATGGTGGCTGCTGGCCGTTACCATTATCGGTTTCATCCTGGCATGGGGTAAGAATTTCGGATTTATCAACGATTTCCTGTTCTACCACCTGCCTTTATATAACAAGTTCAGAGCACCTTCACAGGCCCTGGTACTGCCATCCCTCACTTTTGTGATACTCGCCTGCTGGGCATTACAGGAAGTGGCCAATGGTAAACATACCAAAGAAGAATTGCTGAAAAAACTGAAACAAGCGACACTCATCTCCGGTGGTATCATCGTGGTGCTCGGCATTCTCGGCAGCATGTTCTGGAATTTCAGCAGCCATAGCGATGCTACCATGCTCAACTACTTCGGTCAGATGCTCGGTGGCGAAGCCAATGCCAAACTGATGATACGCGCACTGGAAAAAGACCGTAGCTCCCTGCTGCTGAAAGATAGTATCCGCTCCCTGGTGTTTATCGCCATCGCCGCCGGCGCTATCTGGGCTTATCTGAAAGGCAAACTGCAATGGCAACCGGCTGCTATCATCATTGTAGCTGCCGTTACCATCGATCTGGTACAGGTAGACAGAAACTACCTCGGCAAAGACAGCTTCGTGGATGAATCTGTGCTGACATCACAGCTGTCACCATCACAGGCTGATCTCCAGATCAAACAGGACCCTGATCCGTATTACCGCGTGTTCAACCTCACCACGTCTCCTTTTGATGATGCCATCCCCTCCTACTTCCACAAAAACATCGGTGGCTACAGCCCCGCCAAACTGTGGATTTACCAGGACCTCATCACCCACCAGATCTCCAAAAACAACATGCATGTGCTCAACATGCTCAATACCAAATACTTTATCGTACCTGATCAGAAAACCGGTCAACCGGTGGCACAACGCAACCCGGATGCCTACGGTAACGCATGGTTTGTAAAAGGTATTGTATGGGCTCCCGATGCCAACACAGAAATGAAAACGCTCGACTATCTCGACACCAAAGATTCTGCCGTGGTAGACAAACGTTTTGCAAAAGAACTGGGCAACGGTTACCAACCCATAACAGACAGCAGCGCCACCATCAAACTGACCAAATATGGCCTCAACAGCCTGGAATATGCCTCCAGCAACAGCCAGGAAGGTCTCGGTGTATTCTCTGAAATCTACTATCCCGCCGGCTGGAACGCTTATATTGATGGTAAAAAGACCGATATCGTAAGAGTAAACTATGCACTGCGCGGCCTGAAAATCCCCGCCGGACAGCATAAAATCGATCTGAAGTTTGAACCAACCACCTTCTTTACAGGCCAGAAGATATCTTCCATCTCTTCCACTGTATTGGTAATACTGGTGCTTGGAGCTTTCATCTTTGAAATCATCGCTGCAGGAAAAAAAGAAGAAAAACAGGAACCGGTTTCTAAATAACGGTACCGCATATACTAAAAAAGGCGCCATGATGTAGATCATGGCGCCTTTTTTTATGCAGATAAAAACAATTAATATTTCTTGGAGAAGATATACCGCAGCCCAATAAACAGGTGGTGCGTGAAATTAGGGATATGTCCATAATAGCGGCTCAGGATCTTATATCGTTCCTTCCAGGCCAGCTGTTGCCGCTGTTTGGACGTCCCCCCTACTCTGAATCTGGACACCACCACATGGGTATTGCAGATATGATGCGAAGCCTTGAGTGTGCGGATCATCCAGTCGATATCTGCGCATACTTTATACTGCAGATCATACAACGGACTTAAGTGCCTGCGGATGATATATGCCTGATGAGATACTACCATGCCATGTTTCAGGCTTTTCCAGGTAAGCTGTGCAGGCACCTGATGCGGTGTTTGTTCAGACCGCAGTCCTAGTTCGACGCCTTTCTCATCGATAAACATCGCCTCTCCGTAATACACGTCGGCATCCGGACAGGTCTGCAGCATCCGTTCAATGACGGTATTATCTGCCAGGGTATCATCTGCATTCAGGAACAGCAGGTACTCGCCGGTGGCCAGCTGCATACCTTTGTTCATGGCATCATACAACCCATTGTCCTTTTCAGACACCACTTTCGCAATACGGGAACGGTAAGGCGCCACTACCTCCAGCGTATTATCTTTGGAGGCTCCGTCGATAATGATATATTCTATATGAGGATAGGTTTGCGCCAGCACACTCTGTATGGTGCTTTCAATAAACCTGGCGGCATTATAACAAACTGTTATAATAGTGACAACCGGTGGTGATGAACGTTTATCCGTCACAGTGATAGGCTTTAAAACTTGTTGATCACTTCCACCACCTTCTCAATGTCTGCTGTTGTATGGTAGTAAGAACAAGGAAGACTCAGGGTGGTCCGGTGTATTTCTTCTGAGATCGGGAAGGAACCTTCTATGATACCCTGCATCGCTTTCTGTTGATGAGGCGGCAGCGGGTAATGAATATCGGTTTTAACACCGTTGTCCAGCAGGAACTGCTTCAGTTCATCCCGGCGCTCGTGACGGATATTGTAGATATGGTATACATCAAAATAATCAGGGTGTACCACCGGTTTGATGAAATCGTTTTTCAGTCCCTGATGATAAACCTCTGCCAGTTTCCTTTTATGTTCGGTGATTTCAGCCAGGTATTTAAATTTCACCAGCAGAAATGCAGCCTGTACTTCATCGAGGCGGGAGTTTACGCCTACCACTTCGTTGTAGTACTTTACATCAGAACCGTAGTTGCGTAAGCGACGCATAGCGGTAGCCAGCTGGTCGTCGTTACAGAGCACTGCGCCGGCATCGCCGAGTGCACCCAGGTTTTTGGTAGGATAAAAACTAAAGGCACCATATTCTCCGAAGGTACCGGTCAGCTGCCCTTTAAAAGAGGCGGCATGTGACTGTGCACAGTCTTCTATCAATACCAGATTATGTTTTTCCTTGATGGCCATTATTTTGTCCATCTCGCAGCTTTTTCCGTACAGGTGTACCACCATAATGGCCCTGGTACGGGAAGTAATCGCTGCCGGAATTTTTTCCGGGTCAATATTGTAAGTATGAATATCGGGTTCTACCAGTACCGGTTTCAGCCCACACTGTGCGATAGACAGGATGGTGGCGATGTATGTATTGGAGGGTACGATCACTTCGTCGCCAGGCGCGAAGTCGAAGGCACGCAGACTCAGTGTCAGAGCGTCCAGGCCGTTGGCGAGCCCGAGGCAATGTTTCATGCCATGATACTGTGCATAGGCTGTTTCAAATTCCTTTACTTTGTTGCCCAGTATATACCAGCCGCTTTCCAGTGTTTCATTGAAAGCAACCCTGAATTCTTCAAAAAATGGCTTGTTGAGTAAGCCAAGGTTCTCATATTCTATCATAGCCTCAGTTGTCATAAGGTTCGTAAATATAATCTGCCGCCTCAAATGGTGTGGAAGCCATTACCAGCAATACGGCGTCGGGAGTGAAATGATGCATGGTATGCCAGTCTTCCGGCTCCAGGATCAGGCATTTGTTGGGATGGTCCATCACAAAATCGGTCTGTTCCCCTTTCCCATTATTGTTGGACACAATACAGCTTCCATGCACGCAGATAGCGGCCTGTATGGTTTTATGATGACGGTGTCCACCTCTCACGGAATCATCTACGCCATAGATATAAAAGATCCGTTTGATATCGAAAGGGATCTGTTTTTCTATGACGGTCAGGTTTCCCCTTTTATCACTGTGTGTTGTCAGGTTAATGATATGTGCCATGCTGTATGTTTAAATCCCGGATTCCTTCAGGGGGTAAATATGATATACGTTTTTCAATTTGCGCAGGATGGTGACCAGTATAGCTTTCAGACCGGAAGGACGCGGACGGGCGCCATGCGGGTCAAAAGAAGGATCTACGGCCTGTATCTGCTGTCTGCTTTTTTCCAGTTCCTGAATATAAGGCTTATACAACAGTTCCTTTACGGCAGGTGTGATGGTACGTCTGCCCAGTTCTATAGTATTGTCTGTAAAGTACTTCAGGTAATGGAAGTGATAAAATATCGGATCAAACTCTTTACCAGTAGTAATTTCACGGCAACGGAGCTTGTCATTCACTTTAAACACATCATATTGCTGGATGTTCCAGAGGGCGAGTCCACCGCCAAGATTTTGCATCACCCATACATTATTAAAACGTTGTGGCCAGTCGTCGAGGTATTTCTGATCTCCGAACTTACCATCTTCATGACGGTCGTAACACCAGTCCAGACAGGCATTACGCCACCATTGCAGGGCTTCCATGCCCCAGCGGTTGTTACGGAAAGTGATATACTGTACACAATATTTACCGCTCAGTTTACTCTTATCATACCTGGGAGTGTAACGGTGTTCCGTGATCATCACGGAATGGTTGCCCATTTCATCCATCAGCACCTGTGGGTTATTATAAAAATACAGGTCCGCATCAATATAAGTACAATGCGGTAGCTGGAATTGTTGAATACAATAAAGGATGGTGGAAGAGCTGCAGGTCCAGCAATATTCGGCCCTATTGCGGGTAGGCTTTACTTTCAGCAGTTCCGGGTCTTCAAATTCTGCCAGGGAGATCACGGTAAGATGAGGCAGGGCCATCTTCCGCAATACGTTCAGACATTTATCATCAAACGCAAAAACATACAGGTAAAAATCAGCACAAACGGCAGCCAGCGAAGTATACATGGCCAGCCCGCGGGATAAATAATTACTGTCGAACAGTGTACAATAATATAATGTTGTATCTCTTTCCTTCATAATATCAATAAAGACCCAATAAACCGGCTTAATCTTTCACCGTTTCGATGATAATGGTTTTGCGGAACCATCCGGGAAACACATTACCCAAACTATCAATTATTTTAAAGCCAATAGGCACATATCTTTTCCTTGCAATACGCAGACCGCCCACATTTTCCAGCAACTCTTCAAAGTCACGCAGGGAAAGCTGGTGTATATGCCCTGTATTGTACCATTGGTAGCCAAACAGCATCTTTTTAGGCATACGGCCGTTAATCAGCATGTCTATACGGTTCCGGAAATACGCAAAGTTAGGAAATGAGATGATCTGACGACGGGATACCCGCTTCATTTCCGATAACAGCGTTTCCGGGTACATCACCATTTGGATGGTCACATTGCATACCGCCACGTCGAACTCGTTGTCGGCATAAGGCAACGTTTCATCAATCCGACCTCTGATTACCTGTAATCCTTTCTGCTGGCATATTTCCACTCCGGAGAGGGAAATTTCAATCCCCTTGCAATCACACTGTTTTTCTTCAATCATCATCTCCATCAATCGCCCATTGCCGCAGGCCAGGTCCAGCACGGTATTGCCCGGACTCAGTAAATCGGTCACTTTTTCATATTCCCCTCTTTTTTCAGAAGGAAGCTGACTATAGTCGTAATTCCTGTTATCATTACGCATGATCACGATATTTTGATCTTGTGGGAATACTACAATATCAAACCGGTGCTGTTTCTTACTTCCGCTTCAAGATCTTCTTAATCCGTTGAAATATACCAGGTTTTATAGATCTGAAATATGTCTCAAATGCAGCTGTTCCCTGCACACTGGCTGTTATCGGCAGTTTCTGCAGCCTGATGGGTGTAGGCGACAATGCCACTTCAAAGCTGGGCGTGTCTGCCTGGTCCATATGCGTGCCTGAATCATCCGTACCAATATTCTGCACCAGTGAGCGCGACGGGTACAACGTTAGCATATTTTTCAGAAATGCGGAAGCGTACCAGCGGATAGCCCATGAATCGTTCTGCCCGTTGATCTGCTTACGCAGCATTTTCATGTAATTATAAGTATTGTTAAAATCAAAGGTACTGCCCTCTCCTTTCAGGCGCAGGGCGTCGTAAAGCTTCTGCCCGTCGGGCTCAAACTGTTTCCAGGCGCGGGCCCAGGTCCCCCAGCCCCAGCAGTCAGCTCCCCGAATAAAAAATGTCTCCGGCACAGTTTCCAGCAAAGGGTAAACATATCCATGTATAGATGCCACCTGTGGCTCTTCTTCATACATATCCAGCGCCTGGTTCATGTACTGGAGAAAATAAGGTGACAGTACCAGGTCATCTTCTACCACAATCGCTTTACCATGTTTAGCAATAACTTCCGTCACTCCGGTAATCACAGACTGGGCCAGTCCATAGTTCTGGACTCTTTCAGCAATATGCACTTTACCACACCAGTTGCGGCTGCGGATCACCTCCCGGGTGGCTGCGATCTGTAATAATGCGTCCTCGCTGGCGTTTGCTTTGGGCCCGTCGGCAAAAACATACAGCTCACTCTGTGCTGCTTCGGGGTTCTGTGCCAGGCTTTCCAGCACCTTACGGGCATGGTCGGGTCGCTTATAGGCAAAAAATATGATCGGTGCTAGTGTCGACATGCTTATTTAAATTTACCGGTAGCCAGTCCTTTACCTATTGGATAAATACCTTCTACCGTTACGCCGGGCAATTTACTCCAGTTTTCCAGAATCCGGAATTCTCCGTCCCGGAACGAATCATCGAGGAAGAATACTGCGCCGGGTTTGGCGAGCTCCTGTAAAGCAGGCACCGTGGTATAACGGCTGTTGTCGGACCCATTGGGGCCATCTACCACCAGCCAGTCAAACGGTTCTATACCTGGCAAAGCCGAAGGTCCACCTTTCAGGTGGAAATCATAACCTTTGTCCGGATCACTCACAGGGACGTAATATATATGAACGCCTTTTTCGAGGCCCAGCTCTTTCAATCGGTTATCCAGCCGTTGTTTTTCTTTCTCATCCTGCTCAAAAGACAATAAAACACCATCCGGACGGTGCAGGGAGAAATATTTGGCAAACATGATGGTGCTCACACCGCAGCCACATTCAGCAATCACACGCGGCTTTTCTTTTACCAGCCGTTCCCACAGCAGCGTCATGGAGGCAGCATCCAAAGTCCAGAAGCCCAGCGTAACGCCATCGTACAGCCCTTTTAATTCCGGTACCGGAATAGTCTCCCCCGGCGTTTTCAACGACCGGTAAGAGGGCGTCAGAATATTCTGTTTACCGGAATACCGTTTCAGCCGCTCCCGTTTCTGCCACCAGAAGGTGAGCGGATAAGGTTCCACCCGCAGCCTGCGGTTTGCAAAAACGATATAATTACGGATCAGGAAGTCTATCAGCATATCTTATTGAATGTCTTGCAAAATAAATTCATAAATAGCAGAACTGCAAAAACCATGAAAAAAACTTATTACTTGTTGTACTCTAATATACAATTCCTAATACCAGGGCCTGCCCCTGAAAGATTCTTTATATATTTGCGTATCATAAAATAGTCAATGGGGATCATCCGAAAACAAAGTCTTTATTCATCAATTTCCATCTACATAGGGTTTGCCTTCGGTGCTATGAACCTGATGTTGTTAATGCCGAAGATCTTCACCCAGGAGCAAATCGGATTAACCCGTGTACTGATAGATGTTTGTACCCTGCTGGCCACCGCAGCCTCTCTGGGCGCCGTGCCGGTGATCAACAAATTCTTCCCTTTTTATCATGACTACCTGAAGCCGGAAAAGAATGACCTGCCCAAACTCACACTGGTCGTGTCATTGATCGGATATGCGTTGTTTGTACTGTTTTCCTTTGTCTCTAAAGACCTGATCGTCCGTAAGTTCAGTGGCAATTCACCGTTGTTTATTCAATACTTTTATGCGATCTACCCGCTTACCTTTTTTATTCTGGTTTTTAACATGCTGGAAGGGTTTGCCTGGGGTCTGCATAAAACGATAGCATCCAACTTTCTGAAAGAAGGCGGAATCCGCATCGCTTCCACCATTATCCTGCTGGTGTTTGCCTTTACTCATATCAGTTTTACCCAGTATATTAATTTCTTTAGCGTGCCCTATGCCTTCAGTGCCGTCGCATTATTGGTCATACTCTGGCGTACGGGGCAACTGAAAATCGGAGTACAGGGCGTCAGTAATGTAACCCGACGGCTGGGCAAACGGATGTTTACCTTTAGCAGTTATGTGTTTTCTTCCAGCGTTTTTACGCTGTTACGGAAAACCAACGACCTGTTGATCATCAGTAGTTATCAGGGACTGAATTTTGCCGGGCTGTTCTCTTATGCCACTTTTGTCATCAGCTTTATGGAAGTACCACAGCGCAGCATGTATTCCATCACTACTCCTATCCTGGCCTCTGCCTGGAAAAACAAGGACATGGCCAAAATCCAGGAGCTGTACACCAAAAGCTCCATCACGCTGACTATCGCCGGGGTTGCTGTTTTTGGTGCTATCTATCTATCGCGGCACAACCTGGTATTGTATCTCGGCCCTGGCTGGGAGCTTATTTCGGAGATTGTGTTCTTACTGGGCCTGGCCAAAATGATCGACCTTGTGACCGGTATCAATAATCAGATCATTCAAACCTCCAACTACTGGCGCTTTGATTTTGTCAGCAACATCACGCTGGTGATCATATCCATTATTCTCAACATTTTCATGATAAAAAAATTCAAGACTGTTGGAGCAGCCTATGCAGACTTCATTACAGTAGCCCTTTTTAATCTTATCCGCTATATGTTTATCTGGATCAAATTCGGCATGCAGCCACTGAGCCTGAAAACACTATATGCGCTGCTGTTGGGCGTTGGTGGTGTGCTGCTGGTCAAACAGCTGCCCTTTGTATTTAATATGTACCTCGACACCATTGTGCGGACAGTGCTGTTCATTGCATTGTTTGGCACTACCGTGATAGTGACACGGCTTTCCGAAGATGTAAATAATATATGGGAGATGGCAAGAAAGAAGATAGGCCTGTAATCAGAGCCTGCCGCCGCCAGCGAAATACTTTTTCCAGTACGGCTCTTTCAGATCGCTGATCATCACGCCTGAGCTGGTGGAGGCGTGTACAAATTTGTCATTTTCCAGGTAGATGCCTACGTGGGAGATACGACGATGATGTATCTTAAAGAATACCAGATCACCTTCGTGCAGGTCGCGGGTACTGAGCCGCTGCCGTACTTTATTGTACAGTTCTACGGAGTTGCCGGTAAGCGCAAACTGAAACACTGTGTTCACCAGCATATTTACGAAGCCCGAACAATCAATACCATCGCGGGTTTTGCCACCCATGCGATAAGGAGTGCCCATCCAATCTTCAATG belongs to Chitinophaga sp. HK235 and includes:
- a CDS encoding YfhO family protein; this encodes MKQNWLKAILPHLAAIGIFILLATVYCSPVLEGKIVNQSDMMNVKGMAKEAKDYYEATGETPLWSNSMFSGMPTYVVYTGPGKNKLTIVNQLVTLGLPAPINMLFLAMICMYLLACILDFKYWIRVLGAIAFAFCSYNLILIDVGHVTKMYDIALMPAVLAGIILTYRGRLIGGAALTALATGLLIYNNHLQMIYYTLIMIICLVIGAFIHALKNQELPQFFKASVLLAFAGVLAALPAMDSLLTTKEYADYTMRGSKSELTLGKEDAKENKSTGLDIDYAYEWSYGVPESFTFMIPGFVGNSSGQKLGTGSHVYEQMVSLGAPAAQVEQYMEQMKFPLYYGAQERGTSGPVYVGAIICFLFILSLLVVSNWQKWWLLAVTIIGFILAWGKNFGFINDFLFYHLPLYNKFRAPSQALVLPSLTFVILACWALQEVANGKHTKEELLKKLKQATLISGGIIVVLGILGSMFWNFSSHSDATMLNYFGQMLGGEANAKLMIRALEKDRSSLLLKDSIRSLVFIAIAAGAIWAYLKGKLQWQPAAIIIVAAVTIDLVQVDRNYLGKDSFVDESVLTSQLSPSQADLQIKQDPDPYYRVFNLTTSPFDDAIPSYFHKNIGGYSPAKLWIYQDLITHQISKNNMHVLNMLNTKYFIVPDQKTGQPVAQRNPDAYGNAWFVKGIVWAPDANTEMKTLDYLDTKDSAVVDKRFAKELGNGYQPITDSSATIKLTKYGLNSLEYASSNSQEGLGVFSEIYYPAGWNAYIDGKKTDIVRVNYALRGLKIPAGQHKIDLKFEPTTFFTGQKISSISSTVLVILVLGAFIFEIIAAGKKEEKQEPVSK
- a CDS encoding glycosyltransferase family 2 protein, with amino-acid sequence MTDKRSSPPVVTIITVCYNAARFIESTIQSVLAQTYPHIEYIIIDGASKDNTLEVVAPYRSRIAKVVSEKDNGLYDAMNKGMQLATGEYLLFLNADDTLADNTVIERMLQTCPDADVYYGEAMFIDEKGVELGLRSEQTPHQVPAQLTWKSLKHGMVVSHQAYIIRRHLSPLYDLQYKVCADIDWMIRTLKASHHICNTHVVVSRFRVGGTSKQRQQLAWKERYKILSRYYGHIPNFTHHLFIGLRYIFSKKY
- a CDS encoding DegT/DnrJ/EryC1/StrS aminotransferase family protein, with the protein product MTTEAMIEYENLGLLNKPFFEEFRVAFNETLESGWYILGNKVKEFETAYAQYHGMKHCLGLANGLDALTLSLRAFDFAPGDEVIVPSNTYIATILSIAQCGLKPVLVEPDIHTYNIDPEKIPAAITSRTRAIMVVHLYGKSCEMDKIMAIKEKHNLVLIEDCAQSHAASFKGQLTGTFGEYGAFSFYPTKNLGALGDAGAVLCNDDQLATAMRRLRNYGSDVKYYNEVVGVNSRLDEVQAAFLLVKFKYLAEITEHKRKLAEVYHQGLKNDFIKPVVHPDYFDVYHIYNIRHERRDELKQFLLDNGVKTDIHYPLPPHQQKAMQGIIEGSFPISEEIHRTTLSLPCSYYHTTADIEKVVEVINKF
- a CDS encoding FdtA/QdtA family cupin domain-containing protein translates to MAHIINLTTHSDKRGNLTVIEKQIPFDIKRIFYIYGVDDSVRGGHRHHKTIQAAICVHGSCIVSNNNGKGEQTDFVMDHPNKCLILEPEDWHTMHHFTPDAVLLVMASTPFEAADYIYEPYDN
- a CDS encoding methionine biosynthesis protein MetW; translated protein: MRNDNRNYDYSQLPSEKRGEYEKVTDLLSPGNTVLDLACGNGRLMEMMIEEKQCDCKGIEISLSGVEICQQKGLQVIRGRIDETLPYADNEFDVAVCNVTIQMVMYPETLLSEMKRVSRRQIISFPNFAYFRNRIDMLINGRMPKKMLFGYQWYNTGHIHQLSLRDFEELLENVGGLRIARKRYVPIGFKIIDSLGNVFPGWFRKTIIIETVKD
- a CDS encoding sugar transferase; translated protein: MSTLAPIIFFAYKRPDHARKVLESLAQNPEAAQSELYVFADGPKANASEDALLQIAATREVIRSRNWCGKVHIAERVQNYGLAQSVITGVTEVIAKHGKAIVVEDDLVLSPYFLQYMNQALDMYEEEPQVASIHGYVYPLLETVPETFFIRGADCWGWGTWARAWKQFEPDGQKLYDALRLKGEGSTFDFNNTYNYMKMLRKQINGQNDSWAIRWYASAFLKNMLTLYPSRSLVQNIGTDDSGTHMDQADTPSFEVALSPTPIRLQKLPITASVQGTAAFETYFRSIKPGIFQRIKKILKRK
- a CDS encoding class I SAM-dependent methyltransferase; this encodes MLIDFLIRNYIVFANRRLRVEPYPLTFWWQKRERLKRYSGKQNILTPSYRSLKTPGETIPVPELKGLYDGVTLGFWTLDAASMTLLWERLVKEKPRVIAECGCGVSTIMFAKYFSLHRPDGVLLSFEQDEKEKQRLDNRLKELGLEKGVHIYYVPVSDPDKGYDFHLKGGPSALPGIEPFDWLVVDGPNGSDNSRYTTVPALQELAKPGAVFFLDDSFRDGEFRILENWSKLPGVTVEGIYPIGKGLATGKFK
- a CDS encoding lipopolysaccharide biosynthesis protein, whose translation is MGIIRKQSLYSSISIYIGFAFGAMNLMLLMPKIFTQEQIGLTRVLIDVCTLLATAASLGAVPVINKFFPFYHDYLKPEKNDLPKLTLVVSLIGYALFVLFSFVSKDLIVRKFSGNSPLFIQYFYAIYPLTFFILVFNMLEGFAWGLHKTIASNFLKEGGIRIASTIILLVFAFTHISFTQYINFFSVPYAFSAVALLVILWRTGQLKIGVQGVSNVTRRLGKRMFTFSSYVFSSSVFTLLRKTNDLLIISSYQGLNFAGLFSYATFVISFMEVPQRSMYSITTPILASAWKNKDMAKIQELYTKSSITLTIAGVAVFGAIYLSRHNLVLYLGPGWELISEIVFLLGLAKMIDLVTGINNQIIQTSNYWRFDFVSNITLVIISIILNIFMIKKFKTVGAAYADFITVALFNLIRYMFIWIKFGMQPLSLKTLYALLLGVGGVLLVKQLPFVFNMYLDTIVRTVLFIALFGTTVIVTRLSEDVNNIWEMARKKIGL
- a CDS encoding C40 family peptidase encodes the protein MIRIKGHLWMKLSVCAMALGSCSTIKKTTASRNNTPTVSEGRRITFIDGISTPGRHTSSSYSNSNSRDISISKHITYGSANLENAQGWQFKYAQLLDVPVENVLNHSLYKFIEDWMGTPYRMGGKTRDGIDCSGFVNMLVNTVFQFALTGNSVELYNKVRQRLSTRDLHEGDLVFFKIHHRRISHVGIYLENDKFVHASTSSGVMISDLKEPYWKKYFAGGGRL